In Thamnophis elegans isolate rThaEle1 chromosome 4, rThaEle1.pri, whole genome shotgun sequence, the following proteins share a genomic window:
- the LOC116506974 gene encoding kelch-like protein 32, translating to MTESWPPHRLLQHRCDQWTRCHFSMLTGQNESGVAVHNGRIYLVGGYSIWTNEPSACIQVLDVVRKEKKKFSMGLPCLLLQMELQPVFFPLLMLHAQTCSLCKCLIIRWAML from the exons ATGACAGAATCTTGGCCGCCACATAGACTCCTACAGCATAGATGCGACCAGTGGACCCGGTGTCACTTCAGCATGTTGACAG gccaGAATGAATCTGGAGTGGCTGTACACAATGGCAGAATATATCTAGTTGGTGGCTACTCAATTTGGACAAATGAACCCTCAGCATGTATCCAG GTACTGGATGTagtaaggaaggaaaagaagaagtttTCTATGGGCCTTCCCTGCCTTTTGCTTCAAATGGAATTGCAGCCTGTTTTCTTCCCGCTCCTTATGCTACATGCCCAAACCTGCAGCCTTTGCAAGTGCCTCATCATAAGATGGGCAATGTTGTGA